A segment of the Candidatus Hadarchaeales archaeon genome:
GTCAGGAGAGTCGTTTCTCTGCTGCTCACAACCGTGTTGCAGAAAGCATATGACATAATCTTGCTTACCCATCTGCCGAACCATATCAGAAAAACCAATATGCCCGCAGCTGAGAGGATGAGTAAAATCAAAATGTTCATGCCTACCCTCTTAAGAGTTGAGCGATCTTCATTCTGATTTTTTCTCTGTTTCGTTCAATTATGCTTTCAATCGTTTGATCAACCGCAACTTTTCCATTTTCGGATTCTATTCTTATGCCGCCTATTGCTTGGATTGGATTCCCGAGCATCACAGCTTTTCCACTCTTTTTAGAGATTTCACCAACTTTAGTGTTGAGGAATTTTAGATCTCGTCGATTGGCGCGTAAAACGACGCTCCCATCTTCGAAATCCGCGCAGGATTTTATGGAGATCTCTAAAAGCCATTTTTGATATTCCGATCTTTCACAAAGTTTTTCCATTTTTTTCACGATTTGTTTGAAAATTTCGTCAATTATTTTTTCCCTTTCCGAGAAAAAGTTCATTCTTGCTTTGAATTTCTCCTCAGCAATCATTTTTTCTTTTAGAGACTTTCCCTCTTCTTCGGCTTTTCTCAGCTTTGCAATTTTCTCCTTCTCAGTTTGGATTTTCGCCGTGCTCAAAATGGCTTCGGCTTCCTTTTCTGCTTTTTCGATTATCTCGTTTGCCTTCTTCTTGGCTTGGTCTAAAATATCCTTCACTACGCTTTCGATATCTTTTTTCTCCGTTTGCCACACCTCCGAGGAGACTTAGGGAATTATCGCTTTGCTCGTCAGCATCAAAATTGTTGCCAGCAAACCCAGAATCGCGTAGAGTTCTACCATCACTGTGTACATCATACCCGCCGTGAACACCTCAGGTTTTTTTGCGACCGCTGCCACGCTTGCAGTCGCGACTTTTCCCTGAAATATCGCTGTGAAACCTTGCAATATCGCCGGGAGTGCAGCGGCCAGGATAGCGAATCCGACAACTCCGGCCTTTAAACCAGTGCCCAAAACTCCGGTAAAAATGAGTATCATAAATCCCGCGATGAATCCATATATGCCTTGGGTTCCGGGTAAGACCTCTAGAATGAAAAGCTTGGAGAATTTTTTGGGATCTTCGGCAGTGGCTGCAGCTGCGGCCATTCCAGCCATCGCTACTCCTATTGCAGACATTATCCCAGGAATTGCTACAGCAAGTCCAGCGGCAAGCACCACCAAAGCCAAGTCATTTACCACTGTTATCCCACCTTCTTTTACTATTCACTTCCCTTTTTTTAGTTTTGTGTATTTCCTTTTTGCCTTGAAGGGGGAAAACTTTCTTCCATCGCCTTCATAAAATTTCCCGAAAAATTCCATGAAATGTAAACGCATTGTGTGTATGAAACCACCCAACGTATTTATGAATATATTAAAACAATGAGCAACGAAGAAGATGAATGCCAGAAGACAGGCGGAAATTGCAGCGACTAGGATGTTCGGAAAACTATTAGCGAAAGGGGTAACCATCCATCCCCAGAAGACCGAAACTATGAAATTTATGGAAAATGCTATAACACCACTTGCTATTGCGAGTGCCATTAGTCGGGTGTAGGATGCTACATCCGCAACAAAGCTCGTTATTCCGTAGACTGTGTTAATGGCTTCTCCGATTTTTGATCGAATGGTTTCTCCCTTTAGCAGAGCCCCTACAACACCTAACAGGACCCCACAGTAGAAAATAGCTCTCAAAATTCCGACGGGTTTAGGTGACGTGGCAAACGGATTGAACGCCTCGAACATTTCTATCTTTGGAAAAGTGTATGCAATCCCCAAATCTCGGAAACTTACACCGATAATGCAGAAAGCTAAGCCGAAAAAACCGAGAACAATCAAAACCCTCGAAATCCGCTCAAAGAGTAGAGATCTCCAATCTTTTCTGAGGAGATCTTTGATCACACCGGCAATTCCCAGTCCAAACAGTATGTGTAGAATCCCGATAAGAACAACGAGTTTTAGAAAAGGTATCGGATTCTCAATCGGATTCACCCAAAATCCGCCTCCAAATCCAAAACACCCTCCAACGAAAATCCCAACGATCACTCCTGTTAGACTGCAGACTGCAAGCATCCGGCGAACGTTTGTTGGAAAGATTTTGGCTATCCAGACGCCAGAAAGTAAGAAAGCTGCAAGCGCGAGTCCATAGCCTGCATCTGATAGGGTTATTGCGAAAAATATCGGAAAAGTTAGGGAGAGGAATGGTGTAGGATCCACCTCATCATATCTTGGGACGCCGTACATTTCTGTAAGAAGTTCGAAATCTTTGACGATTTTTGGATTTTCTAGCTCGGTAGGTGCTTCTTGACTTTCTTCTTCTCTCAGGATACATATGCCATCCGTCGCCGTTTTTAAGGTTTTTTCAAGCATCCGTATTTTTCCGCGAGGAATCCATCCCTCCATCACAACCGTTGCTTCTGTGAATCCGAGTAAATTGTTTGTTTCTGCTCTTTCCAAGACGTTCACAACCATTTCCTCGACCGCGCAGATTTCCGGAGAAGATTTTTTAGCCAAGGTTTGTTTCGTGCGTTCAAGTTTCTCTTTTTCGTCATTTAACTTTTCAAGCTCCTCTTCGAGTCTCTTCAAGTTTTCGTCTATTTTACCCTCGAGTGGTGGGATTTCGATTAGCTCGAACTCGTGCCTGTAAAAGATCGGAAGAAGTTTTTGGGACTCTTCAGAGGGGACAAGAACAAGAACGTTTCTCCTTTCTCCGGCTTTTGAAGCCAAGATAAAGATTTTACCGGCGAAAGTTTCACGCAAATCCTCCCCAAAGGATTTCAGTTTTTCCTCCGGGATTCTTCCAAAGAAAGCTCTGAAGTATTCTGTGGAGCGCAAAAGACTCAGGTCACACTCCGGGCATATCTCACCAAGCAACTTTAACTTTTCGATAATGTTTAAAATCTCCTCTTTTTTGCTCTCAATTCTCTCCAGTCTTTCGGCAAGTTCAGAGGTAATAGGTTCAATTCTTCCAAGTATTTTTTCCGCTCTTTTTATCACGTAGTCAAAACTTTCATTCCTGATCGACATCTTTTTTGCGGAAATCTCTCCCAAGAATTCCCTCAATTTGGACAGCCTTTTGGCGAGATCTCTCAACTTTTCTATTTCTTCCTGTGCGATTTTCTTTGCAAGTCTTTTATCTTCTGTTTCCTTAAGCTCCACGATTCCTCTTTCGTGGAGCTCCAAGATCACCCTATTGTGATATCTTGCGGGGTAAATCGCGAAGAGTTTGCTCATTCTTTTTGGCCTAAGCATTCAAGCCCTCCAAAATTTCCTTTACGATGAGCTCTGCTATTTCCTCGCTTCTTTTTTCAGCAATCTCTCTGAGTTTTTTCAACTCTCGTTCAAAATCTTTTTTGATTTTCGAAACTTCTTCTTCCACTTCTTTTTCATATTTTTTCCTCAAGTTTTCTTCAGCTTTTTTGACTTCTCTATGAGCGTTTTGTCGGATTTCATCAGCTCGCTTTCTCGCCTCTTCAACGATTTTTTTTGCCTCGACCTCTGCTTCTTCCACTAATTCTCTGGCTTCTTTCTCAGCTTTCAAAATTTTTTCGAGGTATTCCATTTCTACCTCAACCCTATATAATGCGTCCCTCGAATATTAAGATTTGATAAATCAGGGTGAACATGATGGGAAAAATCCTCAGAATAACCGGACCAGTTGTCATCGCAGAAGGCATGGAAGGTTCAAAGATGTATGAAATGGTCAGGGTGGGTGAGGAGGGTTTGATAGGAGAAATAATCGGTCTTCAGGGCGGAAAGGCGGTTATTCAGGTTTATGAGGAGACTACCGGCATCCGACCGGGTGAAAAGGTTGAAGGAACCGGCTCACCGCTCTCGGTAGAACTGGGTCCTGGACTCGCTAGTTCAATATACGACGGCATACAAAGACCGCTGGAGGTCATCAAATCCCAGGTCGGAGATTTCATCGTTCGGGGAGTTTCAGCTCCAGCTCTTCCGCGGGATAAGAAATGGGAATTCGTGCCTAAAGTGAAAAAAGGTCAAGAAATAAAAGAGGGTTTTATAATCGGAACCGTAAAGGAAACAGAAATCGTTGAGCACAGAATTCTCGTTCCACCCGGGATAAGCGGCACCGTCAGGGAGATATATGATGGACGTTTTAGCGTGGAAGAGCCCATTTGCATTTTGAAGACAACAGAAGGGGAGACAGAGCTTAAAATGATGCAAAAATGGCCAGTCAGGAGACCGAGACCCTACAAGAAGAAACTCGAACCGGAAGAACCGTTGATAACTGGTCAGAGAGTTGCAGACATTTTCTTCCCCGTAGCCAAGGGAGGCACCGTTGCGGTTCCAGGAGGTTTTGGGACGGGCAAAACTGTGTTTCTTCATCAAGTGGCGAAGTGGGCCGCCGCCGACATAGTTGTTTACGTTGGTTGTGGTGAGAGGGGAAACGAGATGTGTGATGTTTTAGTTCACTTTCCAAAACTGAAAGATCCGAGAAGCGGGAGATCTCTAATGGAGCGGACGATTCTTGTTGCGAACACCTCAAACATGCCGGTCGCCGCTAGAGAGGCAAGCGTGTATACCGGAATAACGATAGCCGAATATTTCCGAGACATGGGCTACGATGTTGTTCTGATGGCAGACTCGACCTCACGATGGGCGGAGGCGATGAGGGAGATATCAGGTAGGCTTGAGGAAATGCCTGGAGAAGAGGGATATCCAGCTTATCTGGCTTCCCGTCTTGCAGAATTCTACGAGAGAGCCGGACGCGTGATAACACTCTCCGATATAGAGGGCTCTGTCACGGTTCTCGGCGCGGTTTCCCCGCCTGGTGGTGACTTCTCCGAGCCAGTCACCCAGAATACGCTCAGAATCGTAAAGGTTCTTTGGGCTCTGGACGCTTCTCTTGCCGACAGGAGGCACTTCCCCGCTGTTCATTGGCTGAGGAGCTATTCTTTCTATGTTGACCAAGTGGCAGACTGGTGGAAGAAAAACTTCGGGGAGGATTGGAGAGTCATGAGAGAGGAAGCAATGGCGCTTCTTCAGAAGGAGGCGGAACTCCAAGAGATCGTTAGGCTTGTTGGCCCGGACGCTCTGCCCGAACACGATAGAGCTCTTCTCGAGTCTGCAAGAATGTTGAGGGAGGATTTCCTTCAACAATTCGCTTTTCACGAAGTAGACAGCTTCTGTATGCCGGAGAAGCAAATCGGAATGTTCAAAATAATTCTCATGTTCCATCGTTTGAGCCTTGATGCGGTTTCACGCGGAATTCCGTTGGAAAAAATATCATCTCTTCCCGTGCGTTTGAGAATCGCAGATATGAAGAGGATACCGATTGACAAATGGGAGACAGAGTTCAGGAAGATTGAAAGAGAAGTTAAAGAGCAGTTCAACAGTCTGTTTGAGGGTGTGAAATCTTGAGAAGCATTGAGTATGCAACCGTCAGGGAAGTTTCCGGTCCTCTGATAGTCGTAGAGGGAATCAAGGGCGCGGCTTACGGAGAAGTCGTTGAGATCGTAACGCCATCTGGTGAGGTGAAACGCGGACAGGTTCTCGATTCATACAGTGACAGAGCAGTTGTTCAGGTTTACGAAGGAACCTCCGGAATAGACACGGTTAAAACGAGGGTGAGATTTACAGGGGAAACGATTAAACTCGGTGTGGGTCTCGAACTCTTGGGAAGAATCTTTAACGGAAGAGGAGACCCGATAGACGGTGGCCCGAGGCCAATCGCTGAGGATGTGTGGGATGTCTACGCTCCACCCATGAATCCGGCCTCACGCGAATATCCGAGCGAATTCATTCAAACCGGAATCTCCGCAATAGACGGGATGAACACTCTGGTCAGAGGACAAAAGTTGCCAATTTTTTCGGGTTCCGGTTTACCGCACAACCAACTTGCAGCGCAGATAGCCAGGCAGGCCAGAGTTTTGGGAGAGGAAGAGAGATTCGCCGTAGTTTTCTGCGGGATAGGGATCACTCATGAAGAGGCAGCCTTCTTCATCAAAGAGCTCCAAACTAGTCTCGAGAGATCTGTGGTTTTTCTGAATTTAGCGAATGATCCGGCGATTGAGCGTATTTTAACACCGAGACTTGCTTTGACCGCCGCAGAATATCTTGCTTTCAAGCAACAAATGCATGTTTTAGTGATTCTTACAAACATCACAAACTATTGTGAGGCTCTTCGTGAAATTTCCGCGGCAAGGCATGAGGTCCCTGGGAGAAGGGGGTATCCAGGGTATATGTACACAGACTTGGCGTCAATTTACGAAAGGGCAGGAAGGATAAGAGGAAGAAAAGGTTCTGTGACCCAGCTCCCCATCCTCACGATGCCTGGTGATGACATAACCCATCCAATCCCAGATCTGACTGGATACATCACGGAGGGCCAAATAGTTTTTGACAGAGAACTTCACCATAAAGGGATATACCCCCCAATAAACGTTCTTCCCTCTCTTTCGAGGTTGATGAAGGATGGAATTGGTAAGGGTAAAACAAGAGAAGATCACGCAGATCTCTCAAGTCAGCTATACGCGGCCTACGCGGAAGGAAGAGACATAAGATCTTTCGTGGCAATTGTCGGGGAGGAAGCCTTGACGGACAGAGATAGAAAATATCTTCAGTTTGCGGATAACTTCGAGAGGAAATTCGTTAATCAGGGAGTTTATGAGAACAGACCGATCGAAGTGACTCTAGATCTCGGCTGGGAACTCCTTCGCCTATTGCCTGAGAGCGAACTCAAAAGGATAGACCCAGAACTCAGGAAGAAGTATCTTCACAGGTTTGAAGAAAGCGCTCAGAACTCAAGATCTTCATCATCTGGATCAGACAAGCCAAGTTCCTCATCGCGCACTTAAATTTCGATTTTCCAGATTTTATCCCTTTCATTCGATGTTTTCGATCAGTTTGGCAACACGTTCAAGAGAACTCGCATATCTCTTTCTGTGCTCCTTCAGAAAGTCGAGGAGGAGTTCTATAGCCATCTGCTTGCATTCCCCGCAGATCATTTTCCCGTTCATGCACATCTCTCTGATTTCAAGAAGTTTCTCATCGCTGGGTATCAAGTGATAGAAATATAGATCGAAAACTCTACATATGTCCGGATTTCCTCCTTTTTCTCTTTGTTCTCTGGCCGTTGGCTTTCCACCGGTGAACGCATTCATGATCTTTCTCCTCACGGTTTCGTCGTCGTCTGTGAGAAACACAGCGCTTTCTGGTTTACTGCTTGACATTTTCTCCTCGATCAGCCCCGGCAAGAGTTTGTGATAGGTTGCTGATGGAGGAATGAATCCAAAATCTCTCTGGAATCTATTTGCTATATCTCTCGCCAGTCTTATGTGTGGGTCTTGATCGATTCCGACCGGAATGACCGTCGGTATCGGTCCGCAGAATTCGGGTAGTTGGGGGTGAAGGATGTCCGCCACGTCGATGATCGGATAGTATATCGAGGAAAGGCTGGATTCTCCGGAAAATCCGTAGATCGCCCTTAACTCGCTGAAGTTGACTTTTTTGGAGAGGAGGAAGGCGAGTTTCTTGACATGCTCATCCGTTGACTGAAAGTAAACGCGGCATCTCGAGAGATCAAGTCCTAAAGCATCGTAGTTGGCCAGATATTCTTCGATCGCTATTTTTCTAGCTTCCTCAAGCGATAGATCTCTCGCAGAATATGCCTCTAAATCGGCGACACAGAGAAATATCTTTGAACCTTTTATCTTCGAGTACCAGATGAGCTGATCTATCACCATTTTGTGGCCGAGGTGCATCTTTCCGCTCGGCATCAGACCCGTCATGACCGCGAACTCTTCTCCGCGTAAGATTTTTTCCAAAATTCTTCGAAAATCTCTGTGGCCGAAAATTATCTTTCTCCTCATTATAGTCATTGGGTTTGGGATATCTGGAAGGAGTTCCTCAAATGGGGATATTCCAAACTCCTCCATTAGCCTCGCATAGTTCTCCGGAAGTGTGGCCTGCCAAGGATCGATTCTGACCGGCATTCAGAGCCGCTCCCTGTTTAACGAATAGTATGTTACGTCTCCCTCATCATCGACGATGGCATATAATATTTTTTTACGCACGCTTTGCGC
Coding sequences within it:
- a CDS encoding tryptophan--tRNA ligase, with product MPVRIDPWQATLPENYARLMEEFGISPFEELLPDIPNPMTIMRRKIIFGHRDFRRILEKILRGEEFAVMTGLMPSGKMHLGHKMVIDQLIWYSKIKGSKIFLCVADLEAYSARDLSLEEARKIAIEEYLANYDALGLDLSRCRVYFQSTDEHVKKLAFLLSKKVNFSELRAIYGFSGESSLSSIYYPIIDVADILHPQLPEFCGPIPTVIPVGIDQDPHIRLARDIANRFQRDFGFIPPSATYHKLLPGLIEEKMSSSKPESAVFLTDDDETVRRKIMNAFTGGKPTAREQREKGGNPDICRVFDLYFYHLIPSDEKLLEIREMCMNGKMICGECKQMAIELLLDFLKEHRKRYASSLERVAKLIENIE
- a CDS encoding V-type ATP synthase subunit I, whose product is MLRPKRMSKLFAIYPARYHNRVILELHERGIVELKETEDKRLAKKIAQEEIEKLRDLAKRLSKLREFLGEISAKKMSIRNESFDYVIKRAEKILGRIEPITSELAERLERIESKKEEILNIIEKLKLLGEICPECDLSLLRSTEYFRAFFGRIPEEKLKSFGEDLRETFAGKIFILASKAGERRNVLVLVPSEESQKLLPIFYRHEFELIEIPPLEGKIDENLKRLEEELEKLNDEKEKLERTKQTLAKKSSPEICAVEEMVVNVLERAETNNLLGFTEATVVMEGWIPRGKIRMLEKTLKTATDGICILREEESQEAPTELENPKIVKDFELLTEMYGVPRYDEVDPTPFLSLTFPIFFAITLSDAGYGLALAAFLLSGVWIAKIFPTNVRRMLAVCSLTGVIVGIFVGGCFGFGGGFWVNPIENPIPFLKLVVLIGILHILFGLGIAGVIKDLLRKDWRSLLFERISRVLIVLGFFGLAFCIIGVSFRDLGIAYTFPKIEMFEAFNPFATSPKPVGILRAIFYCGVLLGVVGALLKGETIRSKIGEAINTVYGITSFVADVASYTRLMALAIASGVIAFSINFIVSVFWGWMVTPFANSFPNILVAAISACLLAFIFFVAHCFNIFINTLGGFIHTMRLHFMEFFGKFYEGDGRKFSPFKAKRKYTKLKKGK
- a CDS encoding V-type ATP synthase subunit E family protein, whose amino-acid sequence is MWQTEKKDIESVVKDILDQAKKKANEIIEKAEKEAEAILSTAKIQTEKEKIAKLRKAEEEGKSLKEKMIAEEKFKARMNFFSEREKIIDEIFKQIVKKMEKLCERSEYQKWLLEISIKSCADFEDGSVVLRANRRDLKFLNTKVGEISKKSGKAVMLGNPIQAIGGIRIESENGKVAVDQTIESIIERNREKIRMKIAQLLRG
- a CDS encoding V-type ATP synthase subunit B, translated to MRSIEYATVREVSGPLIVVEGIKGAAYGEVVEIVTPSGEVKRGQVLDSYSDRAVVQVYEGTSGIDTVKTRVRFTGETIKLGVGLELLGRIFNGRGDPIDGGPRPIAEDVWDVYAPPMNPASREYPSEFIQTGISAIDGMNTLVRGQKLPIFSGSGLPHNQLAAQIARQARVLGEEERFAVVFCGIGITHEEAAFFIKELQTSLERSVVFLNLANDPAIERILTPRLALTAAEYLAFKQQMHVLVILTNITNYCEALREISAARHEVPGRRGYPGYMYTDLASIYERAGRIRGRKGSVTQLPILTMPGDDITHPIPDLTGYITEGQIVFDRELHHKGIYPPINVLPSLSRLMKDGIGKGKTREDHADLSSQLYAAYAEGRDIRSFVAIVGEEALTDRDRKYLQFADNFERKFVNQGVYENRPIEVTLDLGWELLRLLPESELKRIDPELRKKYLHRFEESAQNSRSSSSGSDKPSSSSRT
- a CDS encoding ATP synthase subunit A; the encoded protein is MMGKILRITGPVVIAEGMEGSKMYEMVRVGEEGLIGEIIGLQGGKAVIQVYEETTGIRPGEKVEGTGSPLSVELGPGLASSIYDGIQRPLEVIKSQVGDFIVRGVSAPALPRDKKWEFVPKVKKGQEIKEGFIIGTVKETEIVEHRILVPPGISGTVREIYDGRFSVEEPICILKTTEGETELKMMQKWPVRRPRPYKKKLEPEEPLITGQRVADIFFPVAKGGTVAVPGGFGTGKTVFLHQVAKWAAADIVVYVGCGERGNEMCDVLVHFPKLKDPRSGRSLMERTILVANTSNMPVAAREASVYTGITIAEYFRDMGYDVVLMADSTSRWAEAMREISGRLEEMPGEEGYPAYLASRLAEFYERAGRVITLSDIEGSVTVLGAVSPPGGDFSEPVTQNTLRIVKVLWALDASLADRRHFPAVHWLRSYSFYVDQVADWWKKNFGEDWRVMREEAMALLQKEAELQEIVRLVGPDALPEHDRALLESARMLREDFLQQFAFHEVDSFCMPEKQIGMFKIILMFHRLSLDAVSRGIPLEKISSLPVRLRIADMKRIPIDKWETEFRKIEREVKEQFNSLFEGVKS
- a CDS encoding V-type ATP synthase subunit K codes for the protein MVNDLALVVLAAGLAVAIPGIMSAIGVAMAGMAAAAATAEDPKKFSKLFILEVLPGTQGIYGFIAGFMILIFTGVLGTGLKAGVVGFAILAAALPAILQGFTAIFQGKVATASVAAVAKKPEVFTAGMMYTVMVELYAILGLLATILMLTSKAIIP